One Yimella lutea DNA window includes the following coding sequences:
- the pstA gene encoding phosphate ABC transporter permease PstA has protein sequence MSTVDTATATNQHVDLGSKSAGRAVKDKVAQAVMWLAFVIAMIPLVWILATVIVKGGSLLLESQWWTHSQQGITNRREGGGAVHAIQGTLLQGFVTALISVPIGVFTAVYLVEYGRGKLARAVSFMVDILTGIPSVVAALFIYALWVTTFGFNRIPFAVCLALTILMVPTIVRSTEEMLKLVPNELREASYALGVPKWKTIVKIVLPTAFSGIVTGILLGLARVMGETAPLIILAPYFRSISTNLFDGLMGTLPTMINDGRDNMGLLPTQERVWAASLTLILLILVLNLLGRLVSRMSKVKS, from the coding sequence ATGAGCACCGTCGACACTGCCACCGCCACGAACCAGCACGTCGATCTCGGTTCGAAGTCCGCCGGACGCGCGGTCAAGGACAAGGTCGCACAGGCGGTCATGTGGCTGGCCTTCGTCATCGCGATGATCCCGCTGGTCTGGATCCTCGCCACCGTCATCGTCAAGGGTGGCTCCCTGCTGCTGGAATCGCAGTGGTGGACCCATTCCCAGCAGGGCATCACCAACCGTCGCGAGGGTGGCGGTGCGGTCCACGCGATCCAGGGCACCTTGCTGCAGGGCTTCGTCACCGCGCTCATCTCGGTCCCGATCGGTGTCTTCACCGCGGTCTACCTGGTCGAGTACGGACGCGGCAAGCTCGCCCGCGCGGTCAGCTTCATGGTCGACATCCTCACCGGCATCCCCTCGGTGGTCGCGGCGCTGTTCATCTACGCGCTCTGGGTGACCACCTTCGGATTCAACCGAATCCCGTTCGCCGTCTGTCTCGCACTCACGATCCTCATGGTGCCGACGATCGTCCGCTCCACCGAGGAGATGCTCAAACTCGTCCCGAACGAACTGCGTGAAGCCTCGTACGCCCTGGGTGTGCCGAAGTGGAAGACGATCGTGAAGATCGTGCTGCCGACGGCGTTCTCCGGCATCGTCACCGGCATCCTGCTGGGCCTCGCCCGGGTCATGGGCGAGACCGCACCGTTGATCATCCTGGCGCCCTACTTCCGCTCGATCTCGACCAACCTGTTCGACGGCCTGATGGGCACGCTGCCGACGATGATCAACGACGGTCGCGACAACATGGGTCTCCTGCCCACCCAGGAGCGCGTGTGGGCAGCTTCGCTCACCCTGATCCTGCTCATCCTCGTGCTCAACCTGCTCGGCCGGCTCGTCAGCCGGATGAGCAAGGTGAAGAGCTGA